One segment of Carya illinoinensis cultivar Pawnee chromosome 1, C.illinoinensisPawnee_v1, whole genome shotgun sequence DNA contains the following:
- the LOC122274179 gene encoding 50S ribosomal protein L33-like isoform X2 codes for MKETVSGKLKSSMGNKKKAASIFIRLVSTAGTGFFYVKRKPTKITEKLEFRKYDPRVNRHVLFKEAKMK; via the exons ATGAAGGAAACAGTTtctggaaagttaaaatcaa GCATGGGAAACAAGAAGAAGGCTGCTTCAATTTTCATACGACTTGTATCAACTGCCGGGACTGGGTTCTTCTATGTGAAGAGGAAACCTACTAAGATCACCGAGAAGCTGGAATTCAGGAAATATGATCCTCGGGTTAATCGTCATGTTTTGTTCAAGGAAGCAAAAATGAAGTGA
- the LOC122274179 gene encoding 50S ribosomal protein L33-like isoform X1, producing the protein MGNKKKAASIFIRLVSTAGTGFFYVKRKPTKITEKLEFRKYDPRVNRHVLFKEAKMK; encoded by the coding sequence ATGGGAAACAAGAAGAAGGCTGCTTCAATTTTCATACGACTTGTATCAACTGCCGGGACTGGGTTCTTCTATGTGAAGAGGAAACCTACTAAGATCACCGAGAAGCTGGAATTCAGGAAATATGATCCTCGGGTTAATCGTCATGTTTTGTTCAAGGAAGCAAAAATGAAGTGA